The following proteins are co-located in the Microplitis demolitor isolate Queensland-Clemson2020A chromosome 5, iyMicDemo2.1a, whole genome shotgun sequence genome:
- the LOC103575274 gene encoding serine protease filzig isoform X2 — MASLRYIYLLAYLTISITSISSDNDRGRKLFGGYRIEPKVCRPTNPSKIRSDEPALCMFNYECGQRNGQVVGACMDGFLFGACCQLPPSSVSSSLLSTISASTRHPINQETKTTLKTIETITQKPAETTNINFDPNYSTLINQQSIIDDLSQPDLLENSDSNNDLQNKETSAEYTELKPVATLTRPDEVLQIADPVYQLPSLFSHGLPSNNNSHLETILLDKNGTAIDNKIGDFSFKPKNRSTLSPYPSSAATTKKLSSSTESSSTTRMRPTHYMNTQKISESTTDSNLVRVSTISHNTMSGNKKHDDNVDFQKEEIAINHIISMLNASTPSGSSGSSPYDIQKLHTSSSSVHGWVTIDDTSESTNTETFPYTFFKPVQSTKPANFYHYEVASSTPIISNTKSKPTRPPNIILSSDFNHNNYNYPSTQSLSSSYHYLSTKPTTLPPAPTVIVLGPLGTNDFTSVTSPKPFTRRPINQQQQQQQQQQQQQNKPIYSSSSSSSSSTSYFQSSAKPSSSKPSIKPTIKPSQTNKPGTTITHNISTIISTDSNADTSSSSNIISTSFINVKLKDTSSPKPSAENDATVVTKKPTTVWTTLSTWSSKPSFQLRPGQPDFEWPQDNLTPVHTIVFKPTLKPLSENIVTTPESDDNEGTTTNDHLINFPPDRNPNLTNSTPTSQQEKPTIVESSNNTNYPEVEIQNENEIQTPGFIEDDILTNKVDDFVHKIVDSLQGNFQDLKDIVYNRKNITTQTTVPPYVSVITKKPPTKRPTQQKATTKKPPTKRPVKPPTNSATSAKPIKVTKPDKITTSTVSGVGVTTKRPIVTTKRPFKPTKKVNVTNTIGLSTSSTTQKVELHSTEASVLETTQFSTTPDFRKECGVRPMIRGGRVVGGRNATFGEWPWQVLVREATWLGLFTKNKCGGVLITDKYVITAAHCQPGFLASLVAVFGEYDISGELEQRRSVSRNVRRVIVHREYDAASFANDLAILELEKPVEFDAHIVPICMPDDNTDYVGRMATVTGWGRVKYNGGVPSILQEVQVPIMENSVCQEMFRTAGHSKLILDSFLCAGYANGQKDSCEGDSGGPLMMEKPDGRWFLVGTVSHGIKCAAPYLPGVYMRTTYFKPWLHSVTGV; from the exons atGGCATCACTAAGATACATTTATCTACTTGCCTACTTGACAATCTCCATAACATCGATATCCTCAGATAACGATCGAG GACGTAAATTATTTGGTGGATATCGAATAGAACCAAAAGTATGTCGACCAACAAATCCATCAAAAATACGCTCAGATGAACCAGCATTATGTATGTTTAATTACGAATGTGGACAACGAAATGGACAAGTCGTTGGTGCTTGCATGGATGGATTTTTATTCGGTGCTTGCTGTCAACTCCCACCCTCATCAGTAtcttcatcattattatcaacaaTCAGTGCATCAACAAGGCATCCCATAAATCAGGAAACTAAAACaacattaaaaacaattgagaCGATAACTCAAAAACCTGCTGAAACaaccaatattaattttgatccAAATTACTCGACATTAATTAACCAACAGAGtataattgatgatttatCACAGCCCGATTTATTGGAAAACTCAGATTCCAATAATGATCTTCAGAATAAGGAAACGTCCGCAGAATATACCGAGTTGAAGCCAGTAGCGACATTGACACGACCAGATGAGGTTCTCCAAATAGCTGATCCAGTTTATCAGTTACCTAGTTTATTTTCCCATGGGCTTcctagtaataataattcacaCCTAGAAACAATCTTGCTGGATAAAAATGGAACGGCGATTGATAATAAGATTggtgatttttcatttaaaccTAAAAATCGTTCTACTCTTTCTCCCTATCCATCTTCAGCTGctactacaaaaaaattgagttcCAGTACTGAAAGTAGTAGTACAACACGCATGCGTCCAACACACTACATGAATACCCAAAAAATATCAGAATCAACAACAGATTCAAATTTGGTTCGTGTGTCAACAATAAGTCACAACACCATGTCTGGAAACAAAAAACACGATGATAatgttgattttcaaaaagaaGAAATAGCAATAAATCACATAATATCGATGCTTAATGCCAGTACACCAAGTGGATCTAGTGGTTCTTCACCGTATGATATCCAAAAATTACACACAAGTAGCTCATCAGTTCATGGATGGGTAACTATAGACGATACATCTGAATCAACAAATACAGAAACTTTTCcttatacatttttcaaacCCGTACAATCAACTAAACCtgcaaatttttatcactacGAAGTTGCATCATCAACCCCAATAATTTCCAATACCAAAAGTAAACCAACACGTCCacctaatattattttatcatcagattttaatcacaataattataattatccgAGTACACAAAGTTTATCATCGAGTTATCATTATTTGTCAACAAAACCAACAACTTTACCACCAGCACCAACTGTTATTGTTTTAGGACCGCTTGGTACTAATGATTTTACAAGTGTAACTTCACCAAAACCATTTACAAGACGTCCTATcaatcaacaacaacaacaacaacaacaacaacaacaacaacaaaataaacccatttattcttcttcttcttcttcttcttcttctacttCTTATTTCCAATCTTCTGCAAAACCTTCGTCATCAAAACCAAGTATTAAACCTACTATTAAACCTAGTCAAACAAATAAACCAGGCACTACAATAACACACAATATCAGTACAATAATATCGACAGATTCTAATGCAGATACTTCATCAAGTAGTAATATTATATCGAcaagttttataaatgttaaattgaAAGATACAAGCAGTCCAAAACCTTCAGCAGAAAATGATGCAACTGTTGTTACAAAAAAACCAACAACTGTCTGGACCACATTGTCAACATGGTCAAGCAAACCTAGCTTTCAATTGAGACCCGGACAACCTGATTTTGAGTGGCCACAAGATAATTTGACACCTGTCCATACAATTGTTTTTAAGCCTACACTAAAACCATTGTCAGAAAATATTGTCACAACACCAGAAAGTGATGACAATGAAGGAACAACGACAAATGAtcacttgataaattttccaCCAGATCGAAATCCAAATTTGACCAATTCAACTCCAACTTCTCAGCAAGAGAAACCTACAATTGTTGAATCATCAAATAATACAAACTATCCAGAAGtagaaattcaaaatgaaaacgaaattcAAACACCTGGTTTCATTGAAGAtgatattttaacaaataaagttGATGATTTTGTCCACAAAATAGTTGATTCTCTACAGGGAAACTTTCAAGATCTAAAGGACATTGTTTACAATAGGAAAAATATAACGACCCAAACAACTGTCCCCCCTTACGTAAgcgtaataacaaaaaaacctCCGACAAAAAGACCCACTCAGCAAAAAGCAACGACAAAAAAACCACCGACTAAACGACCTGTGAAACCCCCCACTAATTCTGCCACCAGTGCAAAACCCATTAAAGTTACAAAGCCTGACAAAATAACAACGTCTACAGTTTCTGGCGTTGGGGTGACCACCAAGAGACCGATTGTCACGACCAAACGACCTTTCAAACCAACTAAAAAGGTTAATGTTACTAACACTATTGGCTTAAGTACTAGTTCTACAACACAAAAGGTCGAATTACACAGCACCGAGGCTTCGGTTCTTGAAACTACCCAATTTTCTACAACGCCGGATTTTCGTAAAG AATGTGGAGTAAGACCAATGATTAGAGGCGGACGTGTTGTGGGTGGTAGAAATGCAACATTTGGTGAATGGCCATGGCAAGTATTAGTTCGTGAAGCCACATGGCTTGGTTTattcactaaaaataaatgtggAGGTGTACTTATTACTGATAAGTATGTTATTACTGCTGCGCATTGTCAACctgg gttTTTGGCGTCATTGGTAGCAGTGTTTGGTGAATATGATATTTCCGGTGAATTAGAGCAACGAAGAAGTGTATCGAGAAATGTAAGAAGAGTAATTGTTCATCGTGAATACGATGCTGCATCATTTGCTAATGATTTGGCAATTCTTGAACTTGAGAAACCAGTTGAATTCGACGCACACATTGTGCCTATTTGTATGCCCGATGATAACACTGATTATGTGGGTAGAATGGCTACTGTTACTGGATGGGGACGTGTAAAATACa acgGCGGAGTACCATCGATTCTTCAAGAAGTTCAAGTTCCCATAATGGAAAATTCAGTATGTCAAGAGATGTTCCGCACTGCCGGTCATTCGAAACTTATTTTAGATAGTTTTCTGTGTGCTGGATATGCTAATGGACAAAAAGACTCTTGCgag ggTGACAGTGGAGGTCCATTAATGATGGAAAAACCAGATGGAAGATGGTTTTTAGTCGGCACAGTATCCCACGGCATTAAATGCGCAGCTCCATATTTACCTGGGGTCTATATGAGAACAACTTACTTCAAGCCATGGCTCCACAGTGTCACaggtgtttaa
- the LOC103575274 gene encoding serine protease filzig isoform X1, giving the protein MMASLRYIYLLAYLTISITSISSDNDRGRKLFGGYRIEPKVCRPTNPSKIRSDEPALCMFNYECGQRNGQVVGACMDGFLFGACCQLPPSSVSSSLLSTISASTRHPINQETKTTLKTIETITQKPAETTNINFDPNYSTLINQQSIIDDLSQPDLLENSDSNNDLQNKETSAEYTELKPVATLTRPDEVLQIADPVYQLPSLFSHGLPSNNNSHLETILLDKNGTAIDNKIGDFSFKPKNRSTLSPYPSSAATTKKLSSSTESSSTTRMRPTHYMNTQKISESTTDSNLVRVSTISHNTMSGNKKHDDNVDFQKEEIAINHIISMLNASTPSGSSGSSPYDIQKLHTSSSSVHGWVTIDDTSESTNTETFPYTFFKPVQSTKPANFYHYEVASSTPIISNTKSKPTRPPNIILSSDFNHNNYNYPSTQSLSSSYHYLSTKPTTLPPAPTVIVLGPLGTNDFTSVTSPKPFTRRPINQQQQQQQQQQQQQNKPIYSSSSSSSSSTSYFQSSAKPSSSKPSIKPTIKPSQTNKPGTTITHNISTIISTDSNADTSSSSNIISTSFINVKLKDTSSPKPSAENDATVVTKKPTTVWTTLSTWSSKPSFQLRPGQPDFEWPQDNLTPVHTIVFKPTLKPLSENIVTTPESDDNEGTTTNDHLINFPPDRNPNLTNSTPTSQQEKPTIVESSNNTNYPEVEIQNENEIQTPGFIEDDILTNKVDDFVHKIVDSLQGNFQDLKDIVYNRKNITTQTTVPPYVSVITKKPPTKRPTQQKATTKKPPTKRPVKPPTNSATSAKPIKVTKPDKITTSTVSGVGVTTKRPIVTTKRPFKPTKKVNVTNTIGLSTSSTTQKVELHSTEASVLETTQFSTTPDFRKECGVRPMIRGGRVVGGRNATFGEWPWQVLVREATWLGLFTKNKCGGVLITDKYVITAAHCQPGFLASLVAVFGEYDISGELEQRRSVSRNVRRVIVHREYDAASFANDLAILELEKPVEFDAHIVPICMPDDNTDYVGRMATVTGWGRVKYNGGVPSILQEVQVPIMENSVCQEMFRTAGHSKLILDSFLCAGYANGQKDSCEGDSGGPLMMEKPDGRWFLVGTVSHGIKCAAPYLPGVYMRTTYFKPWLHSVTGV; this is encoded by the exons atg atGGCATCACTAAGATACATTTATCTACTTGCCTACTTGACAATCTCCATAACATCGATATCCTCAGATAACGATCGAG GACGTAAATTATTTGGTGGATATCGAATAGAACCAAAAGTATGTCGACCAACAAATCCATCAAAAATACGCTCAGATGAACCAGCATTATGTATGTTTAATTACGAATGTGGACAACGAAATGGACAAGTCGTTGGTGCTTGCATGGATGGATTTTTATTCGGTGCTTGCTGTCAACTCCCACCCTCATCAGTAtcttcatcattattatcaacaaTCAGTGCATCAACAAGGCATCCCATAAATCAGGAAACTAAAACaacattaaaaacaattgagaCGATAACTCAAAAACCTGCTGAAACaaccaatattaattttgatccAAATTACTCGACATTAATTAACCAACAGAGtataattgatgatttatCACAGCCCGATTTATTGGAAAACTCAGATTCCAATAATGATCTTCAGAATAAGGAAACGTCCGCAGAATATACCGAGTTGAAGCCAGTAGCGACATTGACACGACCAGATGAGGTTCTCCAAATAGCTGATCCAGTTTATCAGTTACCTAGTTTATTTTCCCATGGGCTTcctagtaataataattcacaCCTAGAAACAATCTTGCTGGATAAAAATGGAACGGCGATTGATAATAAGATTggtgatttttcatttaaaccTAAAAATCGTTCTACTCTTTCTCCCTATCCATCTTCAGCTGctactacaaaaaaattgagttcCAGTACTGAAAGTAGTAGTACAACACGCATGCGTCCAACACACTACATGAATACCCAAAAAATATCAGAATCAACAACAGATTCAAATTTGGTTCGTGTGTCAACAATAAGTCACAACACCATGTCTGGAAACAAAAAACACGATGATAatgttgattttcaaaaagaaGAAATAGCAATAAATCACATAATATCGATGCTTAATGCCAGTACACCAAGTGGATCTAGTGGTTCTTCACCGTATGATATCCAAAAATTACACACAAGTAGCTCATCAGTTCATGGATGGGTAACTATAGACGATACATCTGAATCAACAAATACAGAAACTTTTCcttatacatttttcaaacCCGTACAATCAACTAAACCtgcaaatttttatcactacGAAGTTGCATCATCAACCCCAATAATTTCCAATACCAAAAGTAAACCAACACGTCCacctaatattattttatcatcagattttaatcacaataattataattatccgAGTACACAAAGTTTATCATCGAGTTATCATTATTTGTCAACAAAACCAACAACTTTACCACCAGCACCAACTGTTATTGTTTTAGGACCGCTTGGTACTAATGATTTTACAAGTGTAACTTCACCAAAACCATTTACAAGACGTCCTATcaatcaacaacaacaacaacaacaacaacaacaacaacaacaaaataaacccatttattcttcttcttcttcttcttcttcttctacttCTTATTTCCAATCTTCTGCAAAACCTTCGTCATCAAAACCAAGTATTAAACCTACTATTAAACCTAGTCAAACAAATAAACCAGGCACTACAATAACACACAATATCAGTACAATAATATCGACAGATTCTAATGCAGATACTTCATCAAGTAGTAATATTATATCGAcaagttttataaatgttaaattgaAAGATACAAGCAGTCCAAAACCTTCAGCAGAAAATGATGCAACTGTTGTTACAAAAAAACCAACAACTGTCTGGACCACATTGTCAACATGGTCAAGCAAACCTAGCTTTCAATTGAGACCCGGACAACCTGATTTTGAGTGGCCACAAGATAATTTGACACCTGTCCATACAATTGTTTTTAAGCCTACACTAAAACCATTGTCAGAAAATATTGTCACAACACCAGAAAGTGATGACAATGAAGGAACAACGACAAATGAtcacttgataaattttccaCCAGATCGAAATCCAAATTTGACCAATTCAACTCCAACTTCTCAGCAAGAGAAACCTACAATTGTTGAATCATCAAATAATACAAACTATCCAGAAGtagaaattcaaaatgaaaacgaaattcAAACACCTGGTTTCATTGAAGAtgatattttaacaaataaagttGATGATTTTGTCCACAAAATAGTTGATTCTCTACAGGGAAACTTTCAAGATCTAAAGGACATTGTTTACAATAGGAAAAATATAACGACCCAAACAACTGTCCCCCCTTACGTAAgcgtaataacaaaaaaacctCCGACAAAAAGACCCACTCAGCAAAAAGCAACGACAAAAAAACCACCGACTAAACGACCTGTGAAACCCCCCACTAATTCTGCCACCAGTGCAAAACCCATTAAAGTTACAAAGCCTGACAAAATAACAACGTCTACAGTTTCTGGCGTTGGGGTGACCACCAAGAGACCGATTGTCACGACCAAACGACCTTTCAAACCAACTAAAAAGGTTAATGTTACTAACACTATTGGCTTAAGTACTAGTTCTACAACACAAAAGGTCGAATTACACAGCACCGAGGCTTCGGTTCTTGAAACTACCCAATTTTCTACAACGCCGGATTTTCGTAAAG AATGTGGAGTAAGACCAATGATTAGAGGCGGACGTGTTGTGGGTGGTAGAAATGCAACATTTGGTGAATGGCCATGGCAAGTATTAGTTCGTGAAGCCACATGGCTTGGTTTattcactaaaaataaatgtggAGGTGTACTTATTACTGATAAGTATGTTATTACTGCTGCGCATTGTCAACctgg gttTTTGGCGTCATTGGTAGCAGTGTTTGGTGAATATGATATTTCCGGTGAATTAGAGCAACGAAGAAGTGTATCGAGAAATGTAAGAAGAGTAATTGTTCATCGTGAATACGATGCTGCATCATTTGCTAATGATTTGGCAATTCTTGAACTTGAGAAACCAGTTGAATTCGACGCACACATTGTGCCTATTTGTATGCCCGATGATAACACTGATTATGTGGGTAGAATGGCTACTGTTACTGGATGGGGACGTGTAAAATACa acgGCGGAGTACCATCGATTCTTCAAGAAGTTCAAGTTCCCATAATGGAAAATTCAGTATGTCAAGAGATGTTCCGCACTGCCGGTCATTCGAAACTTATTTTAGATAGTTTTCTGTGTGCTGGATATGCTAATGGACAAAAAGACTCTTGCgag ggTGACAGTGGAGGTCCATTAATGATGGAAAAACCAGATGGAAGATGGTTTTTAGTCGGCACAGTATCCCACGGCATTAAATGCGCAGCTCCATATTTACCTGGGGTCTATATGAGAACAACTTACTTCAAGCCATGGCTCCACAGTGTCACaggtgtttaa
- the LOC106693051 gene encoding serine proteinase stubble, giving the protein MARVQFIWINIIAINILLKTILASPLYPQLITNGNGRNIRHLPCVSLRTGETGVCMFAFNCVKANGTHLGTCLDRFYFGSCCKLNDEPYVSIQDNAIDDLPSSSVIVSTGKPIESNDIPDIKIKSKPKPESLPSSTNSIPTLTSTQKPLFSTIKLTTTTKLPPTITKSPSTSKLPSTTKTPSTTKTATSTRPISTPYTTTQPSVFSTFQTVQDSHETYAPTTVQTTQKTLTISTSTRPTTTNRNPPAGTRFPPRNATTPSTTTLKTTTLIPTTRPATKRPTNTKRPLKKPTTTTTTTTTTSRPFSTNSTFAKPSKPSKPTTTTTIFIKKPSEPIRTTVKPTKLPLFTTKLTTTEKPRPISTKPKPTESKPKPKPKPTTTSSPVTKPLSTTLSSPITATTAKPTITTTTTTTTLKISSTEIPKTTEIEVTEKSSTPGFITWSSNSDEQTTKSPLTTTTTTTTAAATTTTTIATPTTTTTTTTEIPSSSSTSSSTTTAQLEEITEPEWSPITTPDGWIMIQSPSTKKPGNDEKEPVTTNINESKPTKLPTTISEFVELTTETLTPTQTSKPPVPTADSVSSASTSTLEPDLDIPVSPASEWLNMSDYRQVCGRRMFPESRIVGGESSSFGKWPWQISLRQWRTSTFLHKCGAALLNENWAITAAHCVEHVAPGDLLLRMGEHDLANENEPYSYQERRVQLIASHPQFDPRTFEYDLALLRFYEPIVPFQPNLLPICLPDDDELYVGYTAYVTGWGRLYDEGPLPTVLQEVSVPVINNTVCESMYRNASYDEHIPHIFICAGWRNGGFDSCEGDSGGPMVIQRPRDKRWILAGIISWGIGCAEPNQPGVYTRISEFREWINQILQF; this is encoded by the exons ATGGCGAGGGTTCAATTCATTTGGATAAACATCATagccataaatattttactcaagACAATACTTGCCAGTCCACTGTATCcacaattaattacaaacg gtAATGGAAGAAATATACGTCATTTACCGTGTGTCTCGCTGAGAACCGGTGAAACAGGAGTCTGTATGTTTGCGTTCAACTGCGTAAAAGCCAACGGAACTCATCTTGGCACTTGCTTAGACCGCTTTTACTTCGGAAGCTGCTGCAAGCTAAACGACGAGCCATATGTATCGATACAAGACAATGCAATCGATGACTTGCCATCCAGCTCAGTCATTGTATCAACCGGTAAACCGATTGAGAGCAATGACATACcggatattaaaataaaatctaaaccAAAGCCCGAGAGTTTACCCTCGTCAACAAATTCAATTCCCACTTTAACTTCAACTCAAAAACCTTTATTCTcgacaattaaattaacaacaaCGACAAAATTACCCCCAACAATTACAAAATCGCCTTCAACTTCAAAGTTACCTTCGACAACAAAAACACCATCAACAACTAAAACCGCAACCTCAACAAGACCAATCAGCACTCCTTATACAACAACCCAGCCCTCCGTATTCTCAACATTCCAAACAGTTCAAGACAGTCATGAAACTTACGCTCCAACTACCGTACAAACAACTCAAAAAACTTTGACAATTTCAACATCTACTAGACCTACTACAACAAATCGTAATCCTCCTGCTGGAACAAGATTTCCTCCACGCAATGCAACAACTCCTTCAACAACAACTCTTAAAACCACCACATTGATACCAACGACAAGACCTGCTACCAAAAGACCTACCAACACCAAAAGACCTTTAAAGAAACCAACCACTactaccaccaccaccactacTACGTCAAGACctttttcaacaaattcaaCCTTCGCAAAACCTTCGAAACCTTCAAAGCCAACTACTACAACaacaatattcattaaaaaacctTCTGAACCAATTAGAACAACTGTAAAGCCAACAAAATTGCCGCTATTTACAACAAAATTAACCACTACTGAAAAACCGAGACCAATTTCTACAAAACCAAAACCTACAGAATCTAAACCTAAACCTAAACCTAAACCAACTACTACATCTAGTCCAGTTACTAAACCACTTAGTACAACATTATCCAGCCCAATTACTGCAACAACAGCCAAACCAActataacaacaacaacaacaacaacaacattaaaaattagttcgACAGAAATCCCAAAAACAACTGAAATCGAAGTTACCGAAAAAAGTTCAACGCCAGGATTTATTACATGGAGCTCAAATTCCGATGAACAGACTACTAAATCGCCCTTaactacaacaacaacaacaacaacagccgCAGCAACGACAACTACTACAATTGCCAcaccaacaacaacaacaacaacaacaacagaaATACCGAGTTCGTCTTCAACATCATCTAGCACAACGACAGCACAACTAGAAG AAATTACAGAACCAGAGTGGTCACCGATAACAACACCAGACGGTTGGATAATGATCCAGTCCCCGAGCACTAAAAAGCCCGGAAATGATGAAAAGGAACCTGTTACAACAAATATTAACGAATCAAAGCCCACCAAATTGCCTACTACCATTTCag AATTCGTGGAGTTAACAACAGAAACGTTGACACCAACTCAGACATCAAAACCACCTGTACCGACCGCTGATTCTGTATCATCAGCATCAACAAGTACTCTGGAACCAGATCTAGACATTCCTGTTTCTCCGGCATCCGAATGGCTCAACATGTCTGACTACAGACAAG TTTGCGGGAGAAGAATGTTTCCGGAGTCACGAATCGTTGGCGGTGAGAGCAGTTCTTTTGGAAAGTGGCCTTGGCAG atatCATTGAGGCAATGGAGAACTTcaacatttttacataaatgcGGTGCAGCTTTGTTGAATGAAAATTGGGCAATTACTGCCGCTCATTGTGTTGAACA cgtAGCCCCtggtgatttattattaagaatgGGTGAGCATGATCTGGCAAATGAAAATGAACCTTACAGTTACCAAGAAAGACGTGTACAATTAATAGCAAGTCATCCGCAATTCGATCCAAGGACTTTCGAGTACGATCTTGCTTTACTTCGTTTTTACGAGCCGATAGTGCCATTCCAGCCAAATCTTTTGCCAATTTGTCTTCCAGATGACGATGAACTTTACGTTGGTTACACTGCTTACGTTACTGGCTGGGGTAGACTATACgatg agGGTCCATTGCCAACAGTGCTTCAGGAAGTTTCTGTACCTGTTATCAATAATACAGTGTGTGAATCAATGTACAGAAATGCTAGTTATGATGAGCATATACCTCACATATTCATATGTGCTGGCTGGAGGAATGGTGGCTTTGATTCTTGtgag ggCGACAGTGGAGGACCAATGGTAATTCAGAGACCTCGTGACAAGCGGTGGATCCTCGCGGGAATAATTAGCTGGGGAATTGGATGCGCGGAACCGAACCAACCTGGTGTTTACACGAGAATATCTGAGTTTAGAGAATGGATTAATCAAATcctacaattttaa